The genomic stretch TGAGAAATTTGAAGTTTATTGGCTATGTATCACCACCACCCAGTAACTGGTTGACTGCTCTTTCCTTTTAACATTgactacaaaaggaaaaaggaagggtACAATAGGGAACCCAAATCCCTTTCTTCTGACCAGGTACTTCAGTCTTGCCTCCAGTAGGTCTGCATGCTAACAGAATATGAACGACATTCAACATTTGCAAAATCCTGCCATGCTGTATCCATCCAAGAGTTAATGAATTCCTTGGTTTAAAGCTGGTAACAGTGAAAACAGGAGGAAAGGTTAACCTGTGTGGTTTTCTACACtaggaaaacacacaaaacaggCTCCCTCTCACTCAATCCGTTAGTTTCAGCATATTTGCTCACATGAAGTCCAAAAGTATTTGAACACACTTCACGGTTTGCTGTGCTAGGCCAAAGCAGCTACCTAGAAGCTGACAGGTACTGCCTCCCATGCACTCTGCCTTACCAACTTCCCTGAAGGCAGGCACTGCTGCGAGAGCAACCACATTCTCGTTAAGAGtcctaaaacaaaaacaagcactGCAACAAAGGACGAAGCCACCTCCCTGGACCGCCGCCGGGACTGGCGGCTGAGAAGGCGGGGCTgacccccggcccggcccgccccggcCCGGGCGCCGTTTCCACAGAGCCTCGTCCGACCTGCAGCCAGccggggagggaggagagaggcGCCCCAGGCGGAAGCAGGTATCCCACTTACCGCCCTCGCCCGGCAGCGGGCAGCCGCCAGGACCGGGACACACCTCTgcgccgccggggccgcccccGCCGGCAGgtgcccgcccgccccgccgagGCCGCCCGGCGCTCACCCGGCCTCCCGCATGACGTTGCTGTCGCCGCAGTCGCAGGCGCCCCCCGCCTGGCTCCGGAACATGTTGTAGTCGTGCCCGGCGTGCTCGCCCTGGTGGAAGCACTCAGCGCACAGGCTCATGCAGGGCGAGATCCCGCATGTCCGGCACCGGTAGGCCACGAAGTTGGCCGTCCACACCAGGCCGCACAGCGTGGCCGGGTCATAGGCCCGCACGGCTTGCACGAAGCTGTCCCACGGCTCCCCGCCCGACAGCAGGCAGCGGCACCACTCCAGCGCCTCGGCCGCCGCCTCGCTGCCGCCCGTGCCCGCCGCAGGGGCCAGCACCCGCTCCAGCAGTGCCCGCAGCTcgcccgccgccgccgtgcCGCTCTCGCCGCCCAGCTCCGTCTTCAGCCGCGCCGCCGTCGCCCGCTTATCCCGGCCACTGGCGCCTGTCCCCGCCATGATGGGAAACTGAGGAGCCCTCACGGCTGCGCCGGGCTCCCGGCTCTGGGGCTCCCCCCGCCGccctctctcccctcccagcGGCGCCTCTCGCGATAGCCGCGGAACCGGCGCCCTCCCCTCCCGCTCCCTCCTCCTGACActgcctctcccctcccctgaCATtacccctcctcttcctttgctCTCCCGGCTGGCCCGCGCCGCTCTGTCAGCGCGCAGGTGCGCGGCCCGCGCCGCCGCCCCACAAAATGTCGCCTCCCACCGGCCCGAAACTTTCCTCCAGCATGAGGGGTGCGCAGCCTGCCGCTGCGGTCCCGGCCGCGCTCAGCGCGGCTGCGCCCCCGGCAGGAGTGGCGTCCGCTTTGTTACCGAGCCGCTCCCTGAGCGAAGGCACCGAGCCGCCGGTGGTGCGAACAGGCGGCGGGGTCCCCCCGGGCTGAAAAGCGGTGGCTCTGAGGGCACGGAGGAAGGCCGCTCTCTTCAGCGGCCCCGCCAAAGCCGGCAGAGCACACGGGGCATGGGTGGCCGGAGCTCTGAGGTACTGGAGTATGTCTGCACGCTCCCACCAGGAGAGAGCGTGTAGGTGCGAGTTGCCGTAACTTACATACTGACCGGCAGCTTTAGGTCTCGATAGATAGCTTTCCGTCTGTGTAATGGAAAACATAAACTGCGAAAATCTGTCCCTAAAAGAAACCTtttctctggcagcagcagatctCCAAGTCCCCAAGGCGGCCTCCCTCAACTGGCTTTCCTGCTCTCTTCCCTGTAACCAGCCATCTTCTAgtctctggggagaccttattgcagcctttcagttcttaaaagagGCCTATGAGAAGGGTGGGGAGAGATTTTTTAGCAGGGCCTCTTGCCACAGGACGAGAAGtaattgttttaaatgtaaagaagggagattcaggctgggcttgcagaaaaaaaatctttgcaatGAGGATGGTAAAACaatggcacaggttgcccagagaggtggtgggtgAACCATCCCCCTCAAGGCATTTAGGGCGAGGCTGGATGTGGTCTTGGGCAACCTGAtttagttgaaggtgtccctgctcattgcagggttGCTGGACCtttagaggtcccttccaacccaaactgagCTATGGTTCTGTGATCGCATGACTTGTGTTGAGGTTCCTTAAGGGCAGCGGATACTGGGCAGTATGTCTCTCCCTCCGGGATTACAGGAAGGGAAATATGACAAAACTAAGTAAACCGGTCTCTTTTCTCTCGGTGACTGTCCTTTCCACGGAGGAGAGGGAAGCCCATTTCGGTGCTTTTTGTTCCTAACTGCCCCCACTGGCTTGAGAGCTGGGGAAGTGGGCGGGGACAGGCCCTGGAGAGCGGGCTTTCACAGACGCTGAGCAGCGGTGACACGTCGGGCTGCAGTAAAATGTGTCGTGTCTGTGACACGCGTTAGTCAACGCCAACGTTTGTTAACAACAAAAAGGGAAAGTTCTATAGCCCCCCATTCCCGCAGCAACCCGGAAAGGGGCGGGTGCTCCGCGGCGGAAGTGCGCGGCGGAACGCGGACCGGCCCCTCAGCCCGCCCCGCCGGGGCAGCGGTGACTGGAGACGGCATGGAGCGGTGGCCGGTGTGGTGCAGGTGTGTGGGGGGCCCAAGGCTTCGCGGGCTCTGTCGGGCGAGCTGCCGGTACGGAGAGTCCCTGGGACTGGGTTCCTGCTCTGCCCCGGGCTGGGCGCCGCTCTCGGCGGCGGGAGGGGCCTGTGTGTGGGAGCGGAGCTCCGGGAAGCGGCCGCGGGAGGAGCAGGGTACTGGCTGTGCGAGAGGAGAGGGTCTGTCGCGGTGCGGACCGGCCTCGCGTTAGCCGCGCTGCGTCCGTCCCTGTCGTCGGTGGGATCCGTGGCAACCGCTGCTGGAAGACACCTGGGAGGTGCTGAGGAGTACACCGGGGTGTGAAGTGTAAGATGATTCGAGACAACATGTACTTTATTTGTAGCTTTGTGACTGATTACACGTTGTTTTCTGTAGGTAAACTacaaacatgaagaaattaaagctTAAAGAACTGGAAAGCTGCCTTCAACAAGTTGATACTTTTGAAAATCCAAAACTACTCCTTGAACAGTATCCAACAAGACCTCATATTGCAGGTAAAGGTTACCCTACAGCACTGTCATCCCTTTGGTTACTTCTCATCAGCACTGAAAAAATAGGtaaaaaaaaccaggaaaaataaaataggaaaaaaaaaatgtttctactgCATTACCTCTTTTGAATCCTTTAAAGTAGTTGAGAAATCCAGCAGAAGTGTTAATTTTTTAACGATCCGATaaccttttttttattagaagtaTACTGCTAATGTACAATCAAAAAATCAAGTTACATGGATTTAAAATACAATGTTGTGATAGAAACATCTTAGTTGTGATAAACATCCTAACCTATAAATGAGAAAGGCAAAATGGACTTGTTTCATGACACACAAAACCCAGTAAAAGTGTATATACTGAGACAGTCACCTTAGTTACAGGTCTTTTTTCAGCACTTCACCTCCTTCTATTGATATGCCCCAAACAAACCGAGTCATAGGTTTCCCACAAATACTCAAAGCTCTGTTTGTAATGTCTCCAACAAAGATTTGGAGTTCTATAACTTGTCAAAATGTTTTTGACTTGTTTTCACGtataaatgaaaaagacaaTTACAGGCAGTGAGAACATAGGCTTAATTTTGCATGACAAGAAACCTTTAGTTCAGAGTTTTCTGAAGGCAGAGGTAGATTTTCTTGGTTAATCAGATGCATATTTGATATTACTGATCtgtgtgtgttggttttgtttatttgcttttcccaGCATGTATGCTTTATACAATTCACAATACTTTCGATgatattgaaaacaaaacaattgcAGACTTAGGATGTGGTTGTGGCATGCTCAGCATTGGAAGTGCAATGTTAGGAGCAGGGTAAGTAATACTAAGTTCTggatatgtttttttctggtataGAAGAAGTAGAAAGTAAGATTAGAACATAGTAATGCTGAACTAAACTCATTTTAGGTGTAATACCTGGTGCATAATGAGGCTATTTAATCTGTTTAGACAGTCAGTAACCATTCAGATAGAGGAAGAGATGGACAGTTGACATGAATTTCGAAGTCATAACAGTAGCTTTCCCCTGAAGCACTAAATGAACACATGAAACATCCTTCACAAACTTGAAAAAAGATAACTGAGAAAGGGCAACAGAGCTACTCACATTTTTATCAGGACTGAATTTTTAGTGCCTAGGTAAAGCAAGTTGTTTACACAGATCCCTTTCAAAGCTTTACTATAGAATTTAGAATTTAAACACCATTTTAGTTAGCAGGGGACTAATATGTCGCACTTCTTTTTTAATAGGTTTAGTGTGGGGTTTGACATTGATGCAGATGCACTGGAAATATTTAATAGTAACATTGAAGACTTTGAGCTCACAAACATCAACATGGTTCAGTGTGATGTCTGTTCTTTATCTGACACCATGTCAGAGACTTTCGACACAGTTATTATGAACCCTCCATTTGGTACCAAGCATAATAAAGGTTGGTAATTCTGAAAGTTGTTATTAGGAATGGAACAGCAAGGGAGACACTTCTTATGAAACATCTCCCTTCTTTATTAGTTACCTATTGTAATTACCTAGACTTTTGTTCATCAGGAATCAGTTTCCCAAGTGCAGATTAAAAATTTCAATGTTGTAACTAACAATTGCTGGGTTTGAAATAAACAATACCAGCTATTTCATATCCATATAATTTTTCTTGGGTAAGTTTTAGAAATACATTCTGTACCTTAATGTATTCAGTACTGTTTCTCAAATAGTTACTACTCCAGAAAAAATAGAAGCATGAAACAGATCTTTAAATCCTCTAATTTAAGTTTGCATTTAtcaattttaataatttcatcaATCTTTTAGGAATTGATATGatttttctgaaaactgcaTTACAGATGGCAAAAACAGCTGTATATTCCCTTCACAAAACTTCAACACGGCAGGTAAGTCCTCCACTCTAATAGGGCAAGCATAACCAGGcagtgatcacagaatcacagaatcccaagggttggaagggacctcaaaagatcatctagtccaacccccctgcaagagcagggtaacctagagtacatcacacaggaacttgtccaggtggaccttgaatatctccaacgtaggagactccacaatcCCCCTGGGCAAcatgttccagtgctctgatgTTGTCTATAGCTTCACTGATGTGTTCACACACCCCTTTATGGGTGTAAAACTTGTTCTGGGGAAATACTAATCATGCCAAATAACTAATTTCACATACATCAAGTAAGTATAATGTTTCagcttgaaaaacaaaagcatagGAGACTTCCTGGATAAGGGTGTAGGTATGTATAAATAGTAtagaaatgtgcttttaaatttAGCTGTATCTATTTTCTGTTGTAGCATattcaaaagaaagcagatgaaTGGGATGTGAAGATGGAAGTCATAGCAGGTAAGATTAATTAATTGTTAAACACCACACCACCCCCCTGAAACCGTTATGGTGCGGGGCTAATGTCTTAACAACCTGATGTCAATTTGGATTTGTGACTGAAAATGACGGGGGTTTTTTATGCACTCCTTTTGTggaggttttgggtttggggtggggggcGTGgggttgttggttgtttttaaatatgtgcTGCCTGGCTAGAATACAAGCAGGCACTTACTAAGTTCTGAGGAATACCTAACTTGTGCCAAATTAGAACTGGATTTCTTCCTGGGCTAGACTTTGCCTTCAAGCAGAGGTTACCTACCTTCCTGCTTCAAAAGGAGATTGCTGCTGAATAACAAAGGCAAAGTGCAGGTTAGTTctcacacaaaaaaacaacctattCTAAATACTTTTCTGATGGTTCAAGTGTCTTCCCAATACTTAAGTCTCCAGCTGGATGTGTTATATAGTGATACAACTTGAGACATGGAAGTTGCACAAATGCTTGAAACACAACTGCATTTCAGCCATCCACTGTCTGATGCGGCTGCCTTAAATTTTCAGGCACAGCCTAGGTCAGAGGTCAACAGTTACATAGTCAGGGGCAACAGGCACAGGTCATAGAAGAACATGGGCGTAGGGTATAAGTCAACTGACTAATACTCATTCTAGTGTAACAGATATTCTTTGTACTATTCACAGAACTTCGATATGACTTACCAGCATCATACAAGTTCCATAAGAAGAAATCAGTAAGTATAAAACCTAACGTaactgaaaaaatgttttgtacaAGGCAAGTTAATTCTACTTAAGGACGCTAAAGTTTTAGGGCCATATGTACTGGATGAGAAATGCTCACAGCGCTGTAGAGATATTCACAATTATGGCATCAAGTTCCATTGCTGTTACTACATTTTTTAGTTGAACAGAGAAAACAATCATCGTAATGCAAGTCAAAGCTGTATGCAAAGATTAGAACCAGCACTGCAACTTGATGTGAAAAGCTGCAGGTAGCCTACTGAAAAGTTATTTGCTTGAAACTTAGCCTGAAGTAGTGAAGGCCAGAGTAACAAGGATTTTACAGCTGTAGCATTATTTCAGTACTCTACTTTTCTACTCTCTACCACAAATAGCTGCAGCCAATAAAATCCCTCATAGAACCATCTTAGAGAGGGCAGGAGCAAGCTGTGCACTACATCCCAGAACATCTAGCCAGAATGCTGCAGTATGGAAGCTTAACTCCACAGGCAAGCTCCTGGGAGAGGACTGCTGGCCTAGATGTGTATCCCACTACCCCAGGGGAATTAGAGAGAATCCTGGAGTAGACCAGGTTGGATTTTAAGACTGTTAGGTATGTTGAGTAGCAAAGACAAGTTTTGCTTAGCTGTATCTATTGCCTTGGTGACTTGAGTTGAAATTATGGAAGTCTGTCCTTCAGCTTTGCTACTTCACAGGTACAGCTTCATACTACATTAACATCCAGGCTTCAGCAGTAAGCAGTTTTAAGTTCTGAATTTATTGGCAGCTGCTATTTAACATAACCGCAATATTACAGAGTCCAGAACCTTTTACATTTGAGTGGGTTGCCAGAGAAACTGAGAGGATCTGACGGTATAAACAAAAGTATAAATATGAAAGTTTTCCAGGGTGGTATGTTAAGAGTAAGCATGCttcttaaacagaaaaaaagctgtaacCCAACAAAATGAAGCTTTCCTCTCATTGTAGGTTGACATTGAAGTGGATTTCATTAGATTTTCTGCCAAGAAACTCCTGAACTGAGGCATGTCTTTAAAGCGTAttgaaaatggaataaaacaaTGTGGGGTTTTTCCTAAACTTTGTTACTTGAGTATTACTAATCTCCTcctccattttctgttttcaactGTTTCGGTGCAggttcttctttttccatttcttctagTGGTCTCTTCTTAGGACTTGCTGGTTCTGCAAGATTGAGTATGCAGTCATTTATGGTAAAGGAAAGCATTTCAATATTGCCTGaaatcttctgaaaaaaatccaaatcctCCCTATCATAAAACTTCAAGGATAAGTACTAGTTTATTCACTAGGCACTGCTATGCTAGAGGGCTTACTTATTACTGTGAATCACAGCTTTTAGATGTCCTGAAAGACCAACtttaaagagcttcttccctgTATAACTTCACAGCAGGAGAGCAGGTAAGATGAAGGAAGACAATCAAACAGGACTAGGTATCACTGGGTTTTGCCTACGCAGGTGCCATATCTAATGAAGAGAAGCttagctcttcctcctctccaagCTAAATATGAATATGCAGAACTATTAGTCTTTTCATAgcctcaaagaaaaaaaaaggagaaatcacCACTAAAGCAACTGGCTCTGTACAACTGCGTCATGTTGCTTACAACCAccgtctttcaatgcagaatgcttTGAACAGCCATCCAGTACAGCCCTAGCTATCtagtcattttttttaatatgcttttttgGCAGTTCTGGAAGGAATCAAGCACAAGACCCTTATCTTTAGATAACTTACTAATGGCTGACAAGAGGGCAGAAATACTGCAATGTAGGGCCAAATCCCAAACACTTCTAAAAACATGAGTACTTCTCCAGAAGGTAGCTCCATGTACTAAAGAAGCAGACTGCAGTGCACAGAATGACATACCTGTTTTAGCATCATCTTCATGACCTTCTTCATTATCAAACTTGATTTTCTTGCCCTGAAActgaatttttcctttctgtgctccTTGAGGTGTCTTTccccctcttccttttcctttaattttgcGTCCTGTGGGGATGGAAGATGTCAGGGGCTTTGTAGTTTGTCTTTTAACTAGCAAGCTCAAAAGAATGCTTTACAGTTAGGCAGTGTTTAGTACATATTCACTATTTACAGTTACTTTCACCACAGTGCCACTTCTAGGACTTTATAAATGCTTAAACCAATAAAAGGAGgaccttttgttttctgtttcagcaatTCTTGCTGGTCTTCCAATAATTTTTTCAGAGCTTCTTTCTCTGTATCTCCTTCTAGCAATTCCCATGCAACATCCTTATTCCGAAGCTGTAAGTTTCCATtatgtgctgcttttgctttttccagaGCTTCTTTTGCAATATCCTTAAACAGGATAATTCCCTTAAAAAGAAGAATGGCATTAGCATTTGAATCTTGCTGCAAAAACATTCAGCTAGAATGATGAACAATGCATTCTGTTAGGTAGCTCGGCAAGTTCATTACTCTTGCATGATGTAAAATGTCTAGACTGAAGCAAAACCCTCGGACTGTCCTAACAAACATTCTCAGTCTCAGGTTTGACCTTATCAGCTGAGAAGGCCAGAAACTTTATCTGTTTGTAATTCAGTTCTCTGAATACTCTGCAATACCACAAGCAAAGTAATTTCTTACCTGATCATGTAAGAGACCAAGCATttaatctttcagtttaaaactttAATACAGAGATCTCAACTCCTTGTCTAGGATTCTACTGACCTCCTTTGCACCTCTGACAAAGTGTATCCATTTGATTTCTCCATGATCAGAAAATACATCATGGAGGTCTTCTCTGCAGGTTTGATCATCTAGATCACCAGAAAACTTCAAAAGACATCCCGTCTTCTCTTCCAGAGACttctaaatgaaataaaaaaccccacatttttgtTGAAGAGTCAAGCCTGAATATTcattctcccccctccccccaccccaatcCTAACACTGTTAACACATGGTAGTCATGAATAAGCAATTGAAGTCAACCCCCGTTAGCACCATCACTAACCCAAGTGGTTTTGCTCTATAGCTTATTAATGCTGATGTCAAAGTCTTGCATGGTGTATCTCGCCTTCTTTTCTTGAATTTTCCTTGCTTACTCTGACACACTTATGAGGAACTTTGGACTCTTCCTGTAAGAATCACACTCTTTAAATTCTACAGAACAGGTTTTTGAAGGCTGACACCTCAGACTGAAAATCTAtataatactttttaaatccttACTGGATCCTTTAAATACCACAGGAGAACTGTCATCTCGGTGGTGCGTTTACAATCACTTCTCAATAGGTAAATGTGCCTAATAATTTAAATTCAGGATATGATCCCTTAAACAAAATCAGTCATttgaaaataagattaaataCCAGGACAACGCAAagtctcacagaatcacagaatccccagggttggaagggacctcaaaagatcatctagtccaacccccctgcaagagcagggtaacctagagtacatcacacaggaacttgtccaggcgggccttgaatatctccagtgtaggagactccacaacccccctgggcaacctgttccagtgctctgtcactcttacagtaaagaagttcttcctgatgttaacgtggaacttcctatgttccagtttacacccattgccccttgtcctatcactggatatcactgaaaaaagcctagctccatcatcctgacacctaccctttacatatttgtaaacattgatgaggtcacccctcagtctcctccaagctaaagagacccagctccctcagcctctcctcataagggagatgttccactcccttaatcatctttgtggctctgcgctggactccttcaagcaattccctgtccttcttgaacagaggggcccagaactggacgcaatattccagatgcggcctcaccaaggctgagtagagggggaggagaacctctcttgacctactaaccactccctttctaatgcaccctaagatgcc from Lathamus discolor isolate bLatDis1 chromosome 3, bLatDis1.hap1, whole genome shotgun sequence encodes the following:
- the METTL5 gene encoding rRNA N6-adenosine-methyltransferase METTL5 produces the protein MKKLKLKELESCLQQVDTFENPKLLLEQYPTRPHIAACMLYTIHNTFDDIENKTIADLGCGCGMLSIGSAMLGAGFSVGFDIDADALEIFNSNIEDFELTNINMVQCDVCSLSDTMSETFDTVIMNPPFGTKHNKGIDMIFLKTALQMAKTAVYSLHKTSTRQHIQKKADEWDVKMEVIAELRYDLPASYKFHKKKSVDIEVDFIRFSAKKLLN